A genomic window from Populus nigra chromosome 7, ddPopNigr1.1, whole genome shotgun sequence includes:
- the LOC133699800 gene encoding ribosome biogenesis protein BOP1 homolog isoform X2, which translates to MVNPLEMRYMGIHNTGSSEGLAIDGQSEDSEPDQGAEESDSSEDEVAPRNTVGDVPLEWYRDEKHIGYDIAGKKIKKKERQDKLDSFLANVDDSKNWRKIYDEYNDEEVELTKDETKLVRRMLKGKAPHADFDPYVPYVDWFKWEDAKHPLSNAPEPKSRFIPSKWEAKKVLGLVRAIRKGYIKFDKPKEEPRFYMLWGDDASSSEKTGHLSYIPAPKPNLPGHEESYNPSLEYIPTQEEINSYQLMDEEDRPKFIPKRFTSLRSIPAYENAVKDSFERCLDLYLCPRVRKKRINIDPESLKPKLPSRKDLRPYPATCCLEYRGHKGAVMSISTEASGQWIASGSSDGTVRLWEVETCRCIKVWEFGEIVQYVAWNPLPELPILAVTVGQDVFLLNSGLGNEEIQRKVKELLQVETHKAPEDSGNKVSGWSWLQDDEHEGIRLRHFKAVFSVEWHRKGDYFSTVMPAGDSKAILIHQLSKKFTQRHPFKLHGLPVSAVFHPTRSIFFVSTKKNVRVYDLVKQKLIKKLETGLREVSSISIHPAGDNVIVGSREGKLCWFDMDLSSKPYKVLKCHPKDITNVAFHRSYPLFASCSDDCTAYVFHGTVYSDLNQNPLIVPLEILRGHASSNGRGVLDCKFHPRQPWLFTAGADSLIKLYCH; encoded by the exons ATGGTGAATCCTCTGGAGATGAGGTACATG GGCATTCACAACACTGGCAGTAGTGAGGGCTTGGCCATTGATGGTCAGAGTGAAGACTCTGAACCTGATCAAGGAGCTGAAGAAAGTGATTCTTCTGAGGACGAG gTGGCTCCTAGAAATACGGTTGGTGATGTTCCCTTGGAGTGGTATAGGGATGAAAAACATATTGGGTATGACATTGCtggaaagaagataaaaaagaaagaaagacaagatAAACTCGATTCATTTCTGGCAAATGTTGACGACTCAAAAAATTG GCGCAAGATTTATGATGAGTACAATGATGAGGAAGTAGAGCTTACAAAAGATGAAACCAAACTTGTTCGTAGAATGCTCAAAGGAAAAGCTCCACATGCTGACTTTGATCCATATGTG CCTTATGTTGATTGGTTTAAATGGGAAGATGCAAAGCATCCATTGTCAAATGCACCAGAGCCAAAGAGTCGATTCATCCCCTCAAAATGGGAAGCTAAAAAG GTTCTTGGACTTGTCAGGGCAATTCGCAAAGGATATATAAAGTTTGACAAGCCTAAAGAAGAGCCCCGTTTCTACATGTTGTGGGGGGACGATGCTAGCTCATCAGAAAAGACTGGACACTTGTCTTACATTCCTGCACCAAAACCAAATTTGCCAG gtCACGAGGAGTCATACAATCCCTCTCTAGAGTACATCCCAACACAAGAGGAGATCAATTCTTATCAGTTGATGGATGAGGAAGACCGTCCTAAATTTATCCCTAAAAG GTTTACATCTTTGAGGAGCATCCCAGCTTATGAGAATGCTGTTAAAGACTCTTTTGAGCGTTGCTTGGATTTATACTTGTGTCCTAGAGTTCGCAAGAAACGT ATTAATATTGATCCTGAATCTTTAAAGCCTAAGCTGCCAAGCCGAAAAGATCTTAGACCTTACCCAGCGACGTGCTGTCTTGAGTATAGAGGACACAAGGGTGCAGTTATGTCCATTTCCACTGAAGCTTCAGGACAGTGGATTGCTTCAG GTTCTAGTGATGGAACTGTGCGTTTGTGGGAGGTTGAGACATGTAGATGTATTAAAGTCTGGGAGTTTGGTGAAATTGTCCAATATGTAGCATGGAATCCTTTGCCGGAGCTTCCTATCTTGGCTGTCACTGT GGGACAAGATGTATTTCTTTTGAACAGTGGGTTGGGAAATGAAGAAATACAGAGAAAAGTTAAGGAGCTTCTGCAAGTTGAGACACATAAAGCTCCAGAAGATTCTG GCAACAAGGTGTCTGGCTGGAGCTGGCTTCAAGATGATGAACATGAAGGAATCAGGTTAAGGCATTTCAAG GCTGTATTTTCAGTTGAATGGCATCGTAAAGGAGACTATTTCTCAACTGTGATGCCAGCTG GCGATTCAAAAGCAATTCTTATTCACCAGCTCTCTAAGAAATTTACACAAAGACATCCATTTAAGCTGCATGGACTTCCGGTGTCAGCAGTTTTTCATCCTACTCGCTCCATCTTCTTTGTTTCAACAAAGAAGAATGTCCGTGTTTATGATCTGGTGAAGCAAAAGCTGATTAAGAAGCTGGAGACTGGATTACGTGAAGTCTCCTCTATTTCAATTCATCCTGCTG GTGATAATGTAATTGTGGGAAGCAGAGAGGGCAAATTATGTTGGTTTGACATGGACCTTTCATCTAAACCTTACAAAGTTCTCAA GTGTCATCCCAAAGACATAACCAATGTGGCCTTCCACCGTTCATACCCATTATTTGCATCATGCTCTGATGATTGCACTGCATATGTTTTTCATGGGACAGTTTATTCAGATCTTAATCAGAATCCTCTTATTGTTCCTCTGGAAATTCTCCGTGGGCATGCAAGTTCAAATGGAAGAG GAGTATTGGACTGCAAGTTCCACCCACGGCAACCTTGGTTATTCACTGCTGGTGCTGATTCTTTGATAAAACTTTATTGTCACTAG
- the LOC133699800 gene encoding ribosome biogenesis protein BOP1 homolog isoform X1 yields the protein MGASKKESVEVDKKKNSKKNQPTKKEKHNTEESVLAQKLEDTATDYKELSADDDSEDYKSVGESEAGDGESSGDEGIHNTGSSEGLAIDGQSEDSEPDQGAEESDSSEDEVAPRNTVGDVPLEWYRDEKHIGYDIAGKKIKKKERQDKLDSFLANVDDSKNWRKIYDEYNDEEVELTKDETKLVRRMLKGKAPHADFDPYVPYVDWFKWEDAKHPLSNAPEPKSRFIPSKWEAKKVLGLVRAIRKGYIKFDKPKEEPRFYMLWGDDASSSEKTGHLSYIPAPKPNLPGHEESYNPSLEYIPTQEEINSYQLMDEEDRPKFIPKRFTSLRSIPAYENAVKDSFERCLDLYLCPRVRKKRINIDPESLKPKLPSRKDLRPYPATCCLEYRGHKGAVMSISTEASGQWIASGSSDGTVRLWEVETCRCIKVWEFGEIVQYVAWNPLPELPILAVTVGQDVFLLNSGLGNEEIQRKVKELLQVETHKAPEDSGNKVSGWSWLQDDEHEGIRLRHFKAVFSVEWHRKGDYFSTVMPAGDSKAILIHQLSKKFTQRHPFKLHGLPVSAVFHPTRSIFFVSTKKNVRVYDLVKQKLIKKLETGLREVSSISIHPAGDNVIVGSREGKLCWFDMDLSSKPYKVLKCHPKDITNVAFHRSYPLFASCSDDCTAYVFHGTVYSDLNQNPLIVPLEILRGHASSNGRGVLDCKFHPRQPWLFTAGADSLIKLYCH from the exons ATGGGGGCGAGCAAGAAAGAATCAGTTGAAGTGGATAAAAAGAAgaacagtaaaaaaaaccaacccacCAAGAAAGAGAAGCACAACACGGAAGAATCTGTACTTGCTCAAAAACTAGAAGACACAGCAACTGATTACAAG GAACTTTCTGCGGATGATGATTCCGAGGATTATAAATCAGTAGGAGAGTCAGAAGCTGGCGATGGTGAATCCTCTGGAGATGAG GGCATTCACAACACTGGCAGTAGTGAGGGCTTGGCCATTGATGGTCAGAGTGAAGACTCTGAACCTGATCAAGGAGCTGAAGAAAGTGATTCTTCTGAGGACGAG gTGGCTCCTAGAAATACGGTTGGTGATGTTCCCTTGGAGTGGTATAGGGATGAAAAACATATTGGGTATGACATTGCtggaaagaagataaaaaagaaagaaagacaagatAAACTCGATTCATTTCTGGCAAATGTTGACGACTCAAAAAATTG GCGCAAGATTTATGATGAGTACAATGATGAGGAAGTAGAGCTTACAAAAGATGAAACCAAACTTGTTCGTAGAATGCTCAAAGGAAAAGCTCCACATGCTGACTTTGATCCATATGTG CCTTATGTTGATTGGTTTAAATGGGAAGATGCAAAGCATCCATTGTCAAATGCACCAGAGCCAAAGAGTCGATTCATCCCCTCAAAATGGGAAGCTAAAAAG GTTCTTGGACTTGTCAGGGCAATTCGCAAAGGATATATAAAGTTTGACAAGCCTAAAGAAGAGCCCCGTTTCTACATGTTGTGGGGGGACGATGCTAGCTCATCAGAAAAGACTGGACACTTGTCTTACATTCCTGCACCAAAACCAAATTTGCCAG gtCACGAGGAGTCATACAATCCCTCTCTAGAGTACATCCCAACACAAGAGGAGATCAATTCTTATCAGTTGATGGATGAGGAAGACCGTCCTAAATTTATCCCTAAAAG GTTTACATCTTTGAGGAGCATCCCAGCTTATGAGAATGCTGTTAAAGACTCTTTTGAGCGTTGCTTGGATTTATACTTGTGTCCTAGAGTTCGCAAGAAACGT ATTAATATTGATCCTGAATCTTTAAAGCCTAAGCTGCCAAGCCGAAAAGATCTTAGACCTTACCCAGCGACGTGCTGTCTTGAGTATAGAGGACACAAGGGTGCAGTTATGTCCATTTCCACTGAAGCTTCAGGACAGTGGATTGCTTCAG GTTCTAGTGATGGAACTGTGCGTTTGTGGGAGGTTGAGACATGTAGATGTATTAAAGTCTGGGAGTTTGGTGAAATTGTCCAATATGTAGCATGGAATCCTTTGCCGGAGCTTCCTATCTTGGCTGTCACTGT GGGACAAGATGTATTTCTTTTGAACAGTGGGTTGGGAAATGAAGAAATACAGAGAAAAGTTAAGGAGCTTCTGCAAGTTGAGACACATAAAGCTCCAGAAGATTCTG GCAACAAGGTGTCTGGCTGGAGCTGGCTTCAAGATGATGAACATGAAGGAATCAGGTTAAGGCATTTCAAG GCTGTATTTTCAGTTGAATGGCATCGTAAAGGAGACTATTTCTCAACTGTGATGCCAGCTG GCGATTCAAAAGCAATTCTTATTCACCAGCTCTCTAAGAAATTTACACAAAGACATCCATTTAAGCTGCATGGACTTCCGGTGTCAGCAGTTTTTCATCCTACTCGCTCCATCTTCTTTGTTTCAACAAAGAAGAATGTCCGTGTTTATGATCTGGTGAAGCAAAAGCTGATTAAGAAGCTGGAGACTGGATTACGTGAAGTCTCCTCTATTTCAATTCATCCTGCTG GTGATAATGTAATTGTGGGAAGCAGAGAGGGCAAATTATGTTGGTTTGACATGGACCTTTCATCTAAACCTTACAAAGTTCTCAA GTGTCATCCCAAAGACATAACCAATGTGGCCTTCCACCGTTCATACCCATTATTTGCATCATGCTCTGATGATTGCACTGCATATGTTTTTCATGGGACAGTTTATTCAGATCTTAATCAGAATCCTCTTATTGTTCCTCTGGAAATTCTCCGTGGGCATGCAAGTTCAAATGGAAGAG GAGTATTGGACTGCAAGTTCCACCCACGGCAACCTTGGTTATTCACTGCTGGTGCTGATTCTTTGATAAAACTTTATTGTCACTAG
- the LOC133698770 gene encoding ATP phosphoribosyltransferase 2, chloroplastic-like: MSLRLHLPNFQQCSSPLSSSLSLPPCFHVPCSQRRWPHATWSSSIACRLPQQQQSVAVIEKNETSTSVLSERKVIRFGLPSKGRMAADTLDLLKDCQLLVNQVNPRQYVAEIPQLSNLEVWFQRPKDIVRKLLSGDLDLGIVGFDTFSEYGLGNEDLIIVHDALGYGDCRLSLAIPNHGIFESINSLRELSQMPQWTASKPLRIATGFTHLGPKFMKDNGFVNVAFSTADGALEAAPAMGIADAILDLVSSGTTLKENNLKEIEGGVLLESQAVLVARRKSLVEQKDVRCRTKEILERFEAHLRAVDQFTVTAHMRGSSAEEVAGRVCSQPSLSGLEGPTISPVFCKRNGKVTPDYYAIVICVPKKALYKSVQQLREIGGSGVLVSPLTYIFEEVTPRWKELLLKLGL; encoded by the exons ATGTCTCTGCGACTTCACTTGCCGAACTTCCAACAAtgctcctctcctctctcttccTCCCTTTCTCTCCCTCCATGTTTTCATGTCCCTTGCTCTCAAAGACGATGGCCACATGCCACTTGGAGCAGCAGCATTGCTTGCCGCTTGCCCCAGCAGCAGCAATCTGTTGCTGTTATTGAGAAAAACGAGACTAGTACTAGTGTACTGTCTGAAAGAAAAGTGATTCGTTTCGGTTTGCCTAGCAAAGGACGCATGGCTGCCGATACTCTCGATCTCCTCAAG GATTGTCAGTTGTTGGTGAACCAAGTCAACCCTCGACAATACGTTGCAGAAATTCCTCAG CTTTCCAACTTGGAAGTGTGGTTTCAACGACCCAAAGACATTGTAAGAAAGTTGTTGTCAGGAGATCTGGACCTTGGAATTGTGGGTTTTGATACTTTCAGTGAATATGGACTG GGAAATGAAGATCTTATCATTGTTCATGATGCTCTTGGATACGGGGACTGCCGTTTATCCCTTGCA atTCCTAATCATGGGATATTTGAAAGTATAAATTCACTGAGGGAGCTATCACAAATGCCTCAATGGACAGCTTCGAAACCTCTACGAATAGCTACTGGATTCACTCAC CTTGGTCCTAAATTTATGAAGGATAATGGGTTCGTGAATGTGGCATTTTCAACTGCTGATGGAGCACTGGAAGCTGCTCCTGCG ATGGGGATAGCTGATGCTATTTTGGACCTTGTGAGCAGTGGAACAACACTGAAAGAAAACaacttgaaagaaattgaaggtgGAGTTTTGTTGGAGAGCCAG GCCGTTCTTGTTGCTAGGAGAAAATCATTGGTCGAACAAAAGGACGTGAGGTGCAGAACAAAAGAGATTCTAGAAAGGTTTGAGGCTCATTTGAGGGCGGTTGATCAGTTCACG GTGACTGCACACATGAGAGGAAGTAGTGCAGAGGAAGTGGCTGGACGAGTGTGCAGCCAACCATCTCTGTCCGGATTGGAG gGACCTACTATAAGTCCAGTTTTCTGCAAACGTAATGGAAAGGTTACGCCTGATTACTATGCTATAGTGATATGTGTTCCAAAGAAAGCATTATACAAGTCTGTGCAGCAGCTGAGAGAG ATTGGAGGCAGCGGTGTTTTAGTTTCTCCTTTAACTTACATTTTTGAGGAAGTCACGCCAAGATGGAAGGAGCTTCTTTTAAAACTGGGGTTGTAA